Proteins co-encoded in one Halodesulfovibrio marinisediminis DSM 17456 genomic window:
- a CDS encoding DMT family transporter: MGALIISFSPVLVRLSSVSPDSSAFYRVLFGGITLMIFSFVSREQVSVPLKIWGLVVLTGLFFAVDLQCWHRSIGYVGPGLATILGNLQVFATAAFGALLFKEIISKRLIAALPLAVIGLFLLIGLDINEVSSDILWGLIFGILTAISYSCYIICLRQSQSTEKKLPLFANMGIISLVTAASVGMVMQTKGDSFLIPTASDWLYLVTYGVFCQGIGWAFISKGLPNLPAAIAGLLMLLQPALAFVWDVVLFNRPTGAYGLFGVALVLFAIGMGIYGQQAVAKNRN, from the coding sequence ATGGGTGCCTTGATTATTAGTTTTTCACCAGTATTAGTTCGTCTTTCCAGTGTGTCTCCAGACAGTTCCGCGTTTTATCGGGTGTTGTTTGGTGGCATCACGCTCATGATCTTTTCTTTTGTTAGCCGTGAGCAGGTTTCTGTCCCTCTTAAAATATGGGGGCTAGTCGTATTAACCGGTCTTTTTTTTGCCGTAGATCTTCAGTGCTGGCACAGGTCAATTGGTTACGTAGGTCCTGGTTTGGCAACCATTCTAGGTAACCTGCAAGTCTTTGCAACAGCAGCATTTGGTGCACTTCTTTTTAAAGAAATTATCTCCAAGCGGCTCATTGCTGCGTTACCTCTTGCTGTGATTGGTCTGTTCCTGCTTATTGGGTTGGACATTAATGAAGTTTCGTCTGACATTCTTTGGGGACTTATCTTTGGTATCCTGACGGCAATTTCGTATTCTTGCTACATAATATGTCTGCGTCAGTCGCAGTCTACAGAAAAAAAACTGCCGCTGTTTGCCAATATGGGCATTATCTCTTTGGTTACAGCAGCGAGTGTCGGCATGGTTATGCAAACTAAAGGGGATTCGTTCTTAATTCCCACTGCCAGCGACTGGCTGTATCTCGTTACCTATGGCGTGTTTTGCCAGGGCATAGGCTGGGCGTTTATATCCAAAGGACTCCCGAACCTGCCAGCTGCAATTGCAGGGCTCCTCATGCTTTTGCAACCAGCTCTCGCATTTGTGTGGGATGTGGTACTCTTTAATCGGCCTACAGGCGCTTACGGTCTTTTCGGCGTCGCGCTTGTCCTCTTTGCCATCGGTATGGGCATTTATGGGCAGCAAGCTGTGGCGAAGAATCGTAACTAG
- a CDS encoding 1,4-dihydroxy-6-naphthoate synthase translates to MQLELGISPCPNDTWIFYALANNKIDLPFDITMYMADVEDLNIRARKSDIAATKLSVAAMVDCLDDYILLRTGGALGRGCGPIVVTKQDTCFQSAREADKKVAIPGKLTTANMLLSLNNSLKGERVEMIFDEVMPAVQSGTVDAGVVIHEGRFTYENFGLKKVLDLGQWWENTTNLPLPLGAIAIRRDLGMDAARQLEKAIRASLSYVQQNPEEATAYIKEHAQEMDDAVIKEHIATFVNEFSMELGTDGEYAIQLLLEKAFDIAGKPMPDLPIFVTD, encoded by the coding sequence ATGCAGTTAGAACTCGGTATTTCTCCCTGCCCTAACGACACATGGATTTTCTACGCTCTAGCAAACAACAAAATAGACCTGCCATTTGACATCACAATGTACATGGCCGACGTAGAAGATTTAAATATTCGAGCACGTAAAAGCGACATCGCTGCAACAAAACTCTCCGTAGCTGCAATGGTAGACTGCCTTGATGACTACATTCTGCTCCGTACCGGCGGTGCACTCGGCAGAGGCTGCGGCCCGATTGTCGTCACCAAACAAGACACATGCTTCCAGTCCGCCAGAGAAGCAGACAAAAAAGTTGCCATTCCGGGCAAGCTCACCACTGCAAACATGCTCCTCTCACTCAACAATTCACTCAAAGGTGAACGAGTAGAAATGATCTTCGACGAAGTCATGCCAGCAGTACAATCCGGTACAGTTGACGCAGGAGTTGTCATCCACGAAGGCCGCTTCACCTACGAAAACTTCGGTCTCAAAAAAGTTCTCGACCTCGGCCAATGGTGGGAAAATACAACCAACCTCCCACTCCCGCTCGGTGCAATCGCAATTCGTCGCGACCTCGGCATGGATGCCGCACGCCAGCTTGAAAAAGCTATCCGCGCCAGTCTTTCCTACGTGCAGCAGAATCCAGAAGAAGCCACTGCGTACATTAAAGAACATGCGCAGGAAATGGACGACGCTGTAATCAAAGAGCACATTGCGACCTTCGTAAATGAATTCTCCATGGAACTCGGTACAGACGGTGAATACGCTATCCAGCTCTTGCTCGAAAAAGCATTCGACATCGCAGGCAAGCCAATGCCTGATCTCCCGATCTTTGTTACTGATTAA
- the mqnE gene encoding aminofutalosine synthase MqnE, which produces MLDADYYARLGLGSVFEKVMNGERLSIEDGRKLFACEDINALGALAHHARTRLHGDSTYYVLNRHVNYTNVCVNACLFCAYQKEEDEQEGAFRLSVDEIVAKLDPKDGLPYDEVHIVGGCHPKLPLSFFEEAIIRIKETYPGIIVKAFTAVEIAHFAELENISTQEVLGRLKAAGLEAMPGGGAEIFAPEVREKICPRKATGDEWLNVAREAHNLGITSNCTMLFGHLELIDDRLDHLDKLRRLQDETNGFSCFIPLPFLTENSMLELPEERKGKHTGLDKLRTIAVSRLMLDNIPHIKAYWVMLGVKLAQAALHFGADDLDGTIVEEKIGHDAGAQSDQAMTIPQLEEMIVRSGFNPVRRNSFFKPVKVEQEA; this is translated from the coding sequence ATGTTAGATGCTGATTACTATGCCCGTCTGGGATTGGGCAGTGTATTTGAAAAGGTCATGAACGGTGAGCGCCTTTCCATTGAAGATGGTAGAAAGCTTTTCGCTTGTGAAGACATAAACGCCCTTGGCGCGTTGGCGCATCATGCGCGTACCCGTCTGCATGGAGATTCCACGTATTATGTTCTTAACCGTCACGTCAATTACACAAATGTTTGTGTAAATGCCTGCCTTTTCTGTGCCTACCAGAAAGAAGAAGATGAGCAGGAAGGTGCATTTCGTCTGAGCGTAGATGAGATTGTAGCTAAGCTTGATCCTAAAGACGGTCTTCCATACGATGAAGTACATATTGTTGGCGGCTGCCATCCAAAGTTACCACTGAGCTTTTTTGAAGAAGCCATTATACGCATCAAAGAAACTTACCCAGGTATTATTGTAAAAGCATTTACGGCTGTAGAGATTGCACACTTTGCTGAGCTTGAAAATATCTCTACTCAGGAAGTACTTGGGCGTTTGAAAGCTGCCGGCCTTGAAGCCATGCCGGGCGGTGGCGCAGAAATTTTTGCACCTGAAGTACGTGAAAAGATTTGTCCAAGAAAAGCAACAGGTGATGAATGGTTGAATGTTGCGCGTGAAGCACACAACCTTGGTATCACCTCAAATTGCACCATGTTATTTGGACATCTTGAATTAATTGATGATCGCTTGGATCACCTTGACAAGTTGCGCAGACTTCAAGACGAAACAAACGGCTTCTCCTGTTTTATTCCGCTTCCATTCCTTACTGAAAACAGCATGCTTGAGCTTCCAGAAGAACGCAAAGGCAAGCACACAGGGCTTGATAAGCTCCGCACCATCGCAGTTTCCCGACTCATGCTGGATAACATTCCGCACATCAAAGCATACTGGGTTATGCTTGGCGTAAAGCTTGCGCAGGCTGCACTACACTTTGGTGCTGATGATCTTGACGGAACTATTGTTGAAGAGAAAATCGGTCACGATGCAGGGGCACAGTCAGATCAGGCTATGACCATCCCGCAGCTCGAGGAGATGATTGTTCGTTCCGGTTTTAATCCGGTTCGTCGTAACAGCTTCTTTAAGCCAGTGAAAGTAGAGCAGGAGGCATAG
- the mqnC gene encoding cyclic dehypoxanthinyl futalosine synthase, which yields MFVHSPFHENDAVIEVSKKVLRGDRIDRGEAQVLYNEASLHTLAYLANHVRFAKHPERIVTYVADRNINYSNICSCACRFCAFYVAPEKADTEGGYVISREELGQKIEETIALGGTQILMQGGHNPNLTMEFYEDMIRWIKKTYPSIHVHAFSPPEIVFFAENEKLLVKDVIARLRAAGLDSIPGGGAEILVDEVRKQVSPNKCSATRWLAVMEEAHYQGLNTTATMMFGHEESLDDRIEHLFAVREVQDRTNGFTAFIPWTFQPGNTNITCRPEPSAGYLRVLAMSRIVLDNIENIQASWVTMGPEIAQLSLSYGANDFGSLMIEENVVAAAGTSFRLTREEIHDIVEAAGFTPKQRTMDYSLVENKEA from the coding sequence ATGTTTGTTCATAGTCCATTTCATGAAAACGACGCTGTAATTGAAGTTTCTAAAAAAGTTCTTCGCGGTGATCGTATTGATCGTGGCGAGGCTCAGGTTTTGTATAATGAAGCAAGTCTGCATACGCTTGCCTACCTTGCAAACCACGTACGTTTTGCAAAGCATCCTGAGCGGATTGTAACATACGTTGCAGATCGTAATATCAACTATTCCAATATTTGTAGCTGTGCTTGTCGATTCTGTGCATTTTATGTTGCACCGGAAAAAGCTGACACCGAAGGCGGTTATGTTATTAGCCGTGAAGAGCTGGGGCAGAAGATAGAAGAAACCATCGCACTCGGTGGTACTCAGATTCTTATGCAGGGTGGTCATAACCCGAACCTGACCATGGAATTTTATGAGGATATGATCCGCTGGATTAAAAAAACATATCCTTCCATCCACGTTCATGCATTCTCCCCACCAGAAATTGTATTCTTTGCAGAGAACGAAAAGTTGCTCGTAAAAGACGTTATCGCGCGTCTTCGTGCAGCTGGTCTTGATTCTATTCCAGGTGGTGGTGCAGAGATTCTTGTGGATGAAGTCCGTAAACAGGTTTCTCCTAACAAATGCAGCGCAACACGCTGGCTTGCTGTTATGGAAGAAGCTCACTACCAAGGCTTGAATACAACCGCGACTATGATGTTCGGGCACGAAGAATCACTTGATGACCGCATTGAACATCTCTTTGCTGTGCGTGAAGTACAGGATAGAACAAACGGCTTCACTGCGTTCATCCCTTGGACATTCCAGCCGGGCAATACCAACATTACTTGTCGTCCTGAGCCAAGTGCCGGTTACCTGCGTGTGCTTGCCATGTCCCGTATCGTTCTTGATAACATCGAGAATATTCAGGCTTCATGGGTTACAATGGGTCCAGAGATTGCTCAGCTTTCTCTTTCTTACGGTGCAAACGACTTCGGTTCATTAATGATCGAAGAGAACGTTGTTGCGGCGGCAGGTACATCATTCCGTCTCACTCGCGAGGAAATTCATGACATTGTTGAAGCAGCCGGTTTTACTCCAAAGCAGCGTACAATGGATTACTCTCTTGTAGAGAACAAGGAAGCGTAA
- a CDS encoding menaquinone biosynthetic enzyme MqnA/MqnD family protein, which yields MQKPAKKLRVGRIRYLNVLPIYHPLETGLLGENFDLVYGTPAELNEQMDAGNLDVSSCSSFEYARHPEKYFLLPDIAIGSAGPVMSVLLISQKPISELGGEEILTTAQSHTSAALLRMLFRDCLKLDVSYKTGSVSDYIDRGELPTAALCIGDEALRLRNDDRYPYRLDLGEAWREWTGLPFIFGVWIVSRKSVESGCFTQDPAELFRNAKNWGDENIQTVIELAEKAGYMDKEGLTQYFQSLVYHLGEEEQKGLRLFFKRLAEANEIPAAPELEFYSHQC from the coding sequence GTGCAGAAACCTGCAAAGAAACTGCGCGTTGGTCGCATTCGTTATCTGAACGTACTTCCTATCTATCATCCACTGGAAACGGGGCTGCTCGGTGAAAACTTTGACCTTGTTTATGGCACTCCAGCAGAATTAAATGAACAGATGGACGCGGGAAATCTAGACGTATCTTCTTGTTCTTCCTTTGAGTATGCACGGCATCCGGAGAAGTATTTCCTTTTACCGGACATCGCCATTGGTAGCGCCGGTCCTGTAATGAGTGTGTTACTCATCAGTCAGAAGCCTATCTCAGAGCTTGGTGGAGAAGAAATACTTACTACAGCTCAGTCGCATACATCAGCCGCGCTTTTGCGTATGCTTTTCCGTGATTGTCTGAAGCTTGATGTATCTTACAAAACTGGTTCTGTGTCTGACTACATTGATCGTGGTGAGCTTCCGACAGCAGCACTCTGCATCGGTGACGAAGCACTGCGTCTCAGAAATGACGACCGCTATCCGTATCGCCTTGATCTTGGTGAAGCATGGCGCGAATGGACAGGACTTCCGTTCATTTTCGGTGTCTGGATCGTGTCTCGTAAATCTGTCGAGTCCGGATGTTTTACACAGGATCCTGCAGAGCTTTTTCGGAATGCAAAGAACTGGGGTGATGAGAATATTCAGACCGTCATCGAGCTTGCAGAAAAAGCTGGCTACATGGACAAAGAAGGATTGACGCAATACTTCCAAAGTCTTGTCTATCATCTCGGCGAAGAAGAGCAGAAAGGCTTACGCTTGTTCTTCAAGCGGCTCGCCGAAGCAAATGAAATACCAGCAGCGCCGGAGCTTGAATTTTATTCGCACCAATGCTGA
- a CDS encoding AraC family transcriptional regulator encodes MNTKKVHIREQIAQSQRYIEEHLNTTVPLESLAEQCGYSPLYFHSIFTGIVGEGVKEYQRRLRLQRAATQLLFSETSLIEIALDAGYESQEGFSRAFKKRFAYSPLKFRRLQSDYSFLSGGKLMDTPTQHTDLEVTIKKCAPITVAAARHIGPYSECKTAFSTLCNWAREQGLYGSFRQVFGISHDDPRTTPAEKLRYDACMEIPEDFVVAGEAQKYTIHGGRYACCIHKGSYAKIPETFVAMLGSWFPDSGEELTNHPPLEVYLNCPSSTPEDELLTELRIPLK; translated from the coding sequence ATGAACACGAAGAAAGTACATATTCGCGAACAGATAGCACAGTCGCAGCGATACATAGAGGAACATCTAAATACAACCGTTCCCCTTGAATCACTGGCGGAACAATGTGGATATTCTCCACTCTATTTTCACTCTATTTTTACAGGAATAGTCGGTGAAGGAGTAAAAGAATATCAACGCCGTCTGCGTCTGCAACGCGCCGCGACTCAGCTACTTTTTTCTGAAACATCACTCATAGAGATAGCTCTGGACGCAGGGTACGAATCTCAGGAAGGATTCTCGCGCGCATTCAAAAAGCGATTCGCCTATTCACCACTCAAATTCAGAAGACTGCAATCTGACTACAGTTTTCTGTCTGGAGGCAAATTAATGGATACCCCCACCCAGCACACTGACCTCGAAGTCACAATAAAAAAATGTGCACCCATAACCGTAGCAGCGGCACGCCACATCGGCCCATACAGTGAATGCAAAACCGCATTCTCCACCCTCTGCAACTGGGCTCGAGAACAAGGTCTCTATGGCAGTTTCAGACAAGTCTTCGGCATATCGCATGATGACCCACGGACAACGCCAGCAGAAAAGCTCCGATATGACGCATGCATGGAAATTCCAGAAGATTTCGTAGTCGCAGGCGAAGCACAGAAGTACACCATCCACGGTGGACGCTACGCATGCTGCATCCACAAAGGATCATACGCAAAAATACCCGAAACTTTCGTAGCCATGCTCGGCAGCTGGTTCCCCGACTCCGGTGAAGAGCTCACAAACCACCCGCCGCTCGAAGTCTACCTCAATTGTCCATCTAGCACCCCAGAAGATGAGTTGCTTACAGAGTTACGTATTCCGCTCAAGTAG
- the cobM gene encoding precorrin-4 C(11)-methyltransferase, which translates to MTTTRPEWKSAPVWFIGAGPGDPELITVKGARMIAEADLVLYAGSLVPTVIIEGAKESATIMDSAPMSLEETHAAVVETVRKGGTVARVHTGDPSLYGAIREQMRLLDKEDIGYGTIPGVTASFAAAAASATSLTVPEESQSVIITRLEGRTPVPETEKLRDMAKHRCAMAIYLSAAHPKRLVEELRAGGLEDDIVVVVAYRVGWPEQKIVRTTIGNLCETVAEHNLTRQTVFLVLPGEDNEEHFSKLYDAGFLHGFRN; encoded by the coding sequence ATGACAACCACACGTCCTGAATGGAAGAGCGCACCAGTATGGTTTATCGGTGCAGGCCCCGGTGACCCCGAACTCATCACTGTTAAAGGCGCCCGCATGATTGCAGAGGCGGATCTCGTACTCTATGCCGGTTCACTCGTACCGACAGTCATCATTGAAGGTGCAAAAGAGTCTGCAACAATCATGGATTCTGCTCCAATGAGTCTTGAAGAAACACACGCCGCAGTTGTAGAAACAGTCCGTAAGGGTGGCACTGTTGCCCGTGTACACACTGGCGACCCTAGCCTGTACGGTGCAATCCGTGAACAAATGCGTCTACTGGACAAAGAAGACATCGGCTACGGCACTATTCCTGGTGTAACTGCAAGCTTTGCAGCCGCGGCAGCTTCTGCAACCTCTCTCACCGTGCCGGAAGAGTCACAGTCTGTCATCATCACCCGCCTCGAAGGACGCACGCCAGTACCGGAAACCGAAAAACTACGCGACATGGCAAAACACCGCTGCGCGATGGCAATCTACCTTTCTGCAGCACATCCGAAACGCCTTGTCGAAGAGCTGCGCGCTGGTGGACTTGAGGACGACATCGTCGTTGTAGTTGCCTACCGAGTAGGCTGGCCTGAACAAAAAATCGTGCGTACGACAATTGGAAATCTCTGCGAAACAGTTGCAGAACATAACCTTACGCGCCAGACAGTCTTCCTTGTTCTCCCAGGTGAAGACAATGAAGAGCATTTCTCAAAGCTTTACGATGCGGGATTCCTGCACGGATTCAGAAACTAG
- a CDS encoding bifunctional cobalt-precorrin-7 (C(5))-methyltransferase/cobalt-precorrin-6B (C(15))-methyltransferase, producing the protein MAIHVVGLGIDPDTLPEIHEQIITTADVLVGGKRQLEAFVDLDVETIPVTAPLSDVFAAMAASYNARKEVVVIADGDPLFFGIGERIIKEFGSENVVVHPNTATVQAIASRANISWQNMRMLSLHGRNDYTPLYTALMQHDHITVLTDDTNIPAVIAQRLLDRGVTWFNIGIFENMGTDEEQISDCTLEEASNRSFSKLNAVLLERTGQPEQPLRIGIPDSQFATERKLITKRPVRSASLGVLELEPHHTMWDIGAGSGSVSIEAAHLLSKGAVYAVERKSKRVALIRQNRARFGAVNMDVLHGDALECIKDLPTPDRIFIGGGLGSNTTLLAPLCERLQCNGIIVVNSTLLSSLEAAKNHFKTIGWEYDVTMIQAAASRPLADDIRLDSMNPIFIISARKPVPEKQSD; encoded by the coding sequence ATGGCTATTCATGTAGTTGGTCTTGGGATTGATCCCGACACGCTTCCTGAAATTCACGAACAGATTATTACAACTGCAGATGTACTTGTTGGAGGAAAACGCCAACTGGAAGCATTTGTCGATCTTGATGTAGAAACCATTCCCGTTACAGCACCATTATCCGATGTATTTGCAGCTATGGCTGCCAGCTACAACGCACGAAAAGAAGTTGTTGTTATTGCAGACGGTGACCCGTTGTTCTTCGGCATCGGTGAACGAATCATTAAAGAGTTCGGCTCTGAAAACGTAGTAGTGCATCCCAACACAGCCACAGTGCAAGCTATTGCTTCGAGAGCAAACATCTCATGGCAAAACATGCGCATGCTGTCCCTACACGGGCGCAATGACTACACCCCGCTCTATACAGCACTCATGCAGCATGATCATATTACTGTGCTCACAGATGACACCAACATTCCTGCAGTCATCGCCCAGAGACTGCTGGACAGAGGGGTTACATGGTTCAACATCGGTATATTTGAAAACATGGGGACAGATGAAGAACAAATTTCCGACTGTACATTGGAAGAAGCTAGCAACCGCAGCTTTTCCAAACTCAATGCCGTACTACTTGAACGTACCGGACAACCGGAACAGCCATTGCGAATAGGTATTCCAGATTCCCAATTTGCAACCGAGCGCAAGCTCATTACAAAACGCCCTGTACGTTCTGCCTCTCTCGGCGTGTTGGAATTGGAGCCACATCACACCATGTGGGACATTGGGGCAGGAAGCGGTTCTGTCAGCATAGAAGCGGCCCATCTCCTATCGAAAGGTGCCGTTTATGCAGTTGAACGCAAAAGCAAACGAGTTGCGCTCATCCGTCAGAATCGGGCACGCTTTGGCGCCGTCAATATGGATGTACTGCACGGCGATGCTCTGGAATGTATAAAAGACCTGCCAACTCCGGACAGAATCTTTATCGGCGGCGGGCTAGGGTCTAACACAACTCTCCTCGCTCCACTCTGTGAACGACTCCAATGCAACGGAATCATCGTTGTAAACAGTACCCTGCTCTCAAGTCTTGAAGCGGCTAAAAATCACTTCAAAACTATAGGCTGGGAGTACGATGTTACAATGATCCAAGCGGCCGCATCTCGTCCGCTTGCCGACGACATCCGACTCGACAGTATGAACCCAATATTTATCATCAGCGCACGCAAACCAGTGCCTGAAAAACAATCAGATTAG
- a CDS encoding cobalt-precorrin-5B (C(1))-methyltransferase, giving the protein MPKKRLREGYTTGSSASAAAGAALRLLLMQQTVNVLGIALPPFLPENGASDAPNQRLEIPIHTVCLKEDCAMGSVIKDGGDDPDATNGLHIEAHVSLLPNTENIILEGGKGVGKVTLPGLPVPAGNPAINPEPQEQIKAAVREACNAAGYTGGVRVRIEVPLGEERAKNTMNSRLGILGGISILGTRGTVKPYSHSSWKATILQGMDVSLAAGAECVGFSTGRRSERLLMERLPEWKELAFIQAADFVQFSLESAADKGFKCAAWSCFFGKLVKLAQGHAYTHAKTAPIDFILLAQWCREAGINDTLIAEIEGANTARQVLDIINDDPQKEAALQHIAIIARDTAHAWAKNSVNITVYLFDFDGTLLTVV; this is encoded by the coding sequence ATGCCTAAAAAGAGACTACGAGAAGGTTATACAACAGGCTCATCAGCATCGGCAGCAGCCGGTGCAGCACTCCGCCTGCTGCTTATGCAGCAGACCGTAAACGTGCTGGGAATTGCCCTTCCACCGTTTTTACCGGAAAACGGAGCTTCTGATGCGCCAAATCAGCGACTGGAAATTCCGATCCACACCGTCTGCCTTAAAGAAGATTGTGCTATGGGCAGCGTTATAAAAGACGGTGGTGACGACCCTGATGCAACAAATGGCTTACACATTGAAGCACACGTATCGTTACTTCCTAACACAGAAAATATTATCCTCGAAGGCGGGAAAGGCGTCGGGAAAGTCACACTCCCAGGTTTACCCGTACCTGCAGGAAACCCTGCAATTAATCCTGAACCACAGGAACAAATAAAAGCAGCAGTTCGTGAAGCATGCAATGCAGCCGGATATACTGGCGGCGTGCGTGTTCGTATAGAAGTCCCCCTTGGAGAAGAACGGGCAAAGAATACCATGAACTCCAGACTCGGAATTCTTGGCGGCATATCCATTCTCGGAACCCGCGGAACAGTAAAGCCATACAGCCACAGTTCTTGGAAAGCGACTATTCTGCAAGGAATGGATGTCTCACTTGCGGCTGGTGCCGAATGCGTTGGTTTTTCCACGGGCAGACGTAGCGAACGGTTGCTTATGGAAAGACTACCGGAATGGAAGGAGCTGGCCTTTATACAGGCTGCAGACTTTGTACAGTTCTCTCTGGAATCAGCTGCAGATAAAGGCTTCAAGTGCGCGGCTTGGTCTTGCTTCTTCGGGAAACTGGTTAAGCTGGCACAAGGACACGCCTATACGCATGCGAAAACAGCCCCCATTGATTTCATACTACTCGCACAATGGTGCCGCGAGGCAGGTATCAACGATACATTGATTGCTGAAATTGAAGGAGCCAACACGGCACGGCAAGTGTTGGACATCATCAACGATGATCCTCAAAAAGAAGCTGCTTTACAACACATCGCTATCATTGCACGTGACACCGCACATGCATGGGCAAAAAACAGCGTCAATATTACTGTCTATCTATTTGATTTTGATGGCACACTGCTTACAGTTGTTTAG
- a CDS encoding MauE/DoxX family redox-associated membrane protein: protein MSVLDNISSRIFQRTTVVLVVRLLLGAVFAYAGAAKLWDIRGFGIIIEEFGVVPLWLLPYVAFGLPFFEVLAGLGLILNVRGSLPAITAMTLAFLAVLGYAMHEGLVIADCGCFAAGEVPSGYDDGSALREAFIRDVGLLAACCFLFVSSMRRNQTARVL, encoded by the coding sequence ATGAGTGTGCTCGATAATATTTCCTCACGTATTTTTCAACGCACTACAGTTGTGCTGGTAGTGCGCTTGCTGCTCGGCGCTGTGTTTGCGTATGCGGGAGCCGCAAAGCTTTGGGATATACGTGGATTTGGTATCATCATTGAAGAATTTGGCGTGGTCCCTTTGTGGTTGCTTCCGTATGTAGCCTTCGGACTTCCGTTTTTTGAAGTCCTCGCTGGCCTCGGCCTTATTCTGAATGTGCGTGGAAGTTTACCCGCTATTACTGCCATGACGTTGGCGTTTTTGGCAGTGCTTGGCTATGCCATGCATGAAGGACTTGTTATTGCTGACTGCGGCTGTTTTGCCGCAGGTGAAGTTCCTTCCGGATATGATGATGGTAGTGCGTTGCGCGAGGCATTCATTAGGGATGTAGGCTTATTGGCTGCTTGTTGTTTTTTATTTGTTTCTTCAATGCGAAGAAATCAGACTGCCCGAGTTTTGTAG
- a CDS encoding rhodanese-like domain-containing protein, translating to MRKILVCCVLLVGVVMLSGFMGIGESEVELEGKSIKLVKEVQRGDYDVISSKDLNDALGKSDMLIIDTMPYEASYKKNHIPGAKQFLFPIPDMKSWDTNETAGKTQADFEALLGPDKDRMLVFYCGFVKCTRSHNGAMWARKLGYTNVYRHPGGIKAWKEAGYPVDEVK from the coding sequence GTGCGTAAGATTTTAGTTTGTTGTGTGTTGCTGGTTGGGGTTGTTATGTTGAGTGGATTCATGGGCATTGGTGAATCCGAAGTGGAACTTGAAGGGAAATCTATCAAACTCGTTAAAGAAGTGCAGCGTGGTGATTATGACGTTATTTCCTCTAAGGATTTGAACGATGCGCTTGGTAAAAGTGACATGCTCATCATTGATACAATGCCTTACGAAGCTTCCTACAAAAAAAATCACATCCCTGGTGCAAAACAGTTTTTATTTCCTATTCCAGATATGAAGAGTTGGGACACCAACGAAACAGCAGGAAAAACTCAAGCAGATTTTGAAGCACTGCTTGGTCCAGACAAAGATCGTATGCTTGTATTCTACTGTGGTTTTGTAAAATGTACCCGTTCTCATAACGGTGCCATGTGGGCACGTAAACTTGGCTATACCAATGTATATCGTCACCCTGGTGGTATTAAGGCATGGAAAGAAGCCGGATACCCTGTAGATGAAGTTAAATAA
- a CDS encoding C-GCAxxG-C-C family (seleno)protein, whose amino-acid sequence MKLNKYSAVSLADTELSPEAEAIVEKLKLQAENLFETRALLCAEAVLVTLNEAFDGSLSEEEAINLGSTFCMGVGTAGCMCGALAGGLASVGMFTGKGRLATSNAYARECGKDLHDAFVRNHKSSCCRTLTRHVKDDSAKHFAQCTMLTGNATELAARIIIAERGGKLFKQPARPPLTKVQVLGMRIGSVFRSLCRKCAAVYR is encoded by the coding sequence ATGAAGTTAAATAAGTATTCTGCGGTGTCGCTTGCTGACACTGAATTGTCTCCAGAAGCAGAAGCTATTGTTGAAAAGTTGAAGCTTCAAGCGGAGAATCTTTTTGAAACGCGGGCACTGCTATGTGCTGAGGCGGTTCTAGTTACTTTGAATGAAGCTTTTGACGGCTCTCTTTCTGAAGAGGAAGCCATAAACCTTGGTTCAACCTTCTGTATGGGAGTAGGCACAGCCGGTTGTATGTGCGGTGCACTTGCAGGCGGGCTTGCTTCAGTGGGGATGTTCACAGGAAAGGGGCGTCTCGCAACGAGTAATGCGTACGCCCGTGAATGTGGCAAGGATCTGCATGATGCGTTTGTAAGAAATCACAAATCCTCATGCTGTCGTACCCTGACTCGCCATGTTAAAGATGATTCAGCAAAGCATTTTGCGCAGTGTACTATGCTTACTGGGAATGCCACCGAACTTGCTGCACGTATTATTATTGCAGAGCGTGGCGGGAAGCTTTTTAAGCAACCGGCTCGTCCTCCACTTACTAAAGTACAGGTTCTGGGAATGCGGATAGGAAGCGTCTTTCGGAGCCTGTGTAGAAAATGTGCAGCTGTATATCGGTAG